GGGCCGTGCACCTGCCGATCTCGGCCAACATCCCGATGGAAGAGGTGGTGAAACTCTGCCGTACCTTTGAGCCCACGGTAATGGTCTCCCTGCCCACCCTGTTCGTCTTCATGGCCGACATGGCCAAGCGCGACGGCTTCAGCTTCCCCGGCCTGCGTATGATCAACTACGCCGGCGAGCATTTAAGCGCCGCTGCCGAGGCCCATGTGGCCGCAGCCCTGGGGGTCTCCCACATCAAGGCCGGGGCCTACACCAGCGCCGATGTCGGCATCATGGGCTACCAGTGCGACCACTGCGGGCCTGGAACCTACCATGTTCCCACTGCCTTCCAGTTCGTGGAACTGGTCAACTTCGAGGAGAACCGTGCTGCCCGCATTGGCGAGATGGGTGAGGTGGTGGTCACCAACCTAAGCCGGGTCTCCACGCCGATCATCCGCTACCGGGTGGGGGATCTGGCTGCCTGGACCGGCAGCCCCTGTCCCTGCGGCGATCCCAACCCGTGTCTTAAGCTGGGGGGACGGGCCGGACAGGACTTCAAGCTGGGGGGCGGCTTCATTTCGCTCGACCTGTTCGAGAACGCCATTGCCGCCCATCCGGACTGTTTCAGCCTCAACTTCCAGCTTGAGATCGAAGATGTGGCAAGCCAGTTCACCGTGGTGCTGCGGATCGAAGCGCCGTCGCAACCGGACCGGGCAACGCTGGCTGCGCTGGAGCGGGACCTGTTTGAAGCGGTGCCGGAGCTTAAGATTTCAACGGAAAAAGGGTACCTGAAGTCCTTTGTCATTGAGGCGGTCGAACTGGGTTCGCTGCCGCGCAGCCCGATCACCGGTAAGGTGGCGCGGCTGGTGGATCGGCGGGTGCTCTAGGAGGAGATGATGATTGAAGAGGCAACCAACCGGCTTTATCAGCGTGAACAGGCCTTTGACCAGTCGACGGAAGGCCGGGAGCTGTTCACGCTATCCATGCGGGAGATGGTCGCGTTCCATATCGAACATTCCCCGGTCTACCGGGGTATCTGCGGGCAGTACGGCTTTACGCCGGAACAGATCCGCACGCATGACGATCTGATCAGCATTCCCCACATCTTCGTCACCGCCTTCAAGCAGCACCGGCTGCTCTCCCTGCCGGAAGAGGAGATCGCCATGACCTTCACCTCCTCCGGCACCCAGGGGCAGAAAAGCCAGATCAACCTGGACCGGCTCTCCTTCGAGCGCCAGGCCGGTATGCGCAGCCTGCTGGTGCGCTCCCTGGGGCTGACGGACGAACGGCCGGTCAATTACCTGGTCTTCT
The window above is part of the Trichlorobacter ammonificans genome. Proteins encoded here:
- a CDS encoding phenylacetate--CoA ligase family protein, whose translation is MEHLTEELQCARGAEIVRESLASRFYGEKYAGCPVPGSREAWQQLPLLTRAEIYERSYPHSTDMLTRPLEDAIIISTGGSSGIARYTTYTHAEWDAFVTCQAAAMRILGITRQDRVANLFIAGHFWPSFLGLHDCIKKLGAVHLPISANIPMEEVVKLCRTFEPTVMVSLPTLFVFMADMAKRDGFSFPGLRMINYAGEHLSAAAEAHVAAALGVSHIKAGAYTSADVGIMGYQCDHCGPGTYHVPTAFQFVELVNFEENRAARIGEMGEVVVTNLSRVSTPIIRYRVGDLAAWTGSPCPCGDPNPCLKLGGRAGQDFKLGGGFISLDLFENAIAAHPDCFSLNFQLEIEDVASQFTVVLRIEAPSQPDRATLAALERDLFEAVPELKISTEKGYLKSFVIEAVELGSLPRSPITGKVARLVDRRVL